TTATTTAATATCTTTATTGACTTGAGACAACTTTTAAATTATGTATAGTCCAGAATTTACTTGACATGTCACACAACTACATTAGGAAAATAACACATATAACAAGACGTTATGATTTTTTTGGTTTGCATTAATCTATCATCATTGTATAATCTAACAGTATGAAAACATCTCATCACTATTTCTCACCTTTTCAATGTACTGACTATATTAATTGATATCTTGGTAACATACATCATGAATGAAGGTACAATTATTCTAACTCAAAAACCTTTAACTGGTAGTGTAAAGTGTTGGTCAGGTTCCCATTGTTCTTGGAATTTCTAATTTTGGACTCACTCATATACCTGAATAACGGTTCATTTTTGTTTAACCCTGTCTGTGGAGTCTGCTTTGGATTATTTCTCCTGTTTACTTTGACACACATGTATCTAAGTGTCATAAGATGGAAAGGTAAGTACAGATATAACAAATttttacttaagtacagtaCTTAATTCATTTTGGAACAGAGAAAGTTCCTTTTCTGCTGGCAGTTTCTTATGCCGTACGGTGAACTACCATTCTTCTCGAGGACGCCACAGAGGCCCTCGGTTGGGCATTTTGGGATATCCTCATATTGCATTTCTTCTCCACCCACCCACAGCCACTCACCAGCCAGGTTACACAGGCCTGTCCACACCTGCCAACagtaaacaaagagaaacaaacaaagttaCAGTAAGTATAGTTATGAGTCTCTCACCAACACAAACGCATGCAGAAAACTGCCCAACCTCATCAGTGGTAGCCTCTTTTGCGGTCTCTCGTGCAGTGGTGTAGTCATCTGGAGTGATCAGGGAGGCCAGGTCATAGCCGTGGTTCCTGTATGAAGAGGCTGGATCTTCTGTGACCACTCCATCCAGAGACCTGCAGTGTTCTAATGCCTCCTCCCATGTTTTATTCTCCTTCACCAGAATCAGCTTTTCCTCATAACAtaggaaagtttttttttcatcacactTCTTGCGTTCCCATTTTCCGTTGCTTTTTCTGTTCACACAGTTTTCATCGTCTTTTGGTGCTGCAAGAAGTCGAAGTACAATAGACAAAAAAGACGGCTGGATTTCAGAGATGTTTTAAAGGTCTATTTTTTATCTAGATTCAGTATCAAATCATTTTACCAGtacagtgtttatgtgtgtaacaAACCCTCCTTGCTGAAGTTCCAGCTGAAACAGTTGGTTTGGGACTTCGTGAAACTCATTACAGTCAACACTGTGATAGACAACACTGCTCCACACTGTAAATCTGATCCTTTCTCACCACTCAAATTGTTGAATGCTCAAAATATCTCAAATCGATTTCAGGTCACAATGCAAATAAGTTTGGAATAATTACCAGTAAGTTTGGTCTTGTAACATCTAAGGAGTAAAAAACATAGTATGAGAATTTACCGCCATCCCATGGTGTGAAGTAGGCTATTTCGTCTCCTCTGGACCATTTCCATGGACTTGTTGCATCCTTCCGGGACAAACCGATCCATCCAGAGTACTGTAGAGCTTCATCCTCTTCTGCAGTTCTCACTCGGACCAAGTCAGTGTGGTTCTTCCTGCAGTATGCCAGTGCATCTGCCCAGGTATACTCGTAAGGGTTATTATAAAACTTGATGTCCAGCAGATGTCCACACACGGGGAAAAGAATGAGCAAGAAGCCAACGTGCTTCGTCATTGTGTTTTTCACAGGAGAAAAGTGGACAAAAAGCCTGCACAGACAGGGCACAGAACAGAAATTTTATAGTGAGGAAGAGCAGCGTCTGCTGTGTCCACATAACGCTCTACTGATAAATGCTGGGAACAATAAACTCTTCATTAAACACAACTAGAGTAAATTGCACAGATATAG
This region of Astatotilapia calliptera unplaced genomic scaffold, fAstCal1.2 U_scaffold_24, whole genome shotgun sequence genomic DNA includes:
- the LOC113017860 gene encoding macrophage mannose receptor 1-like — its product is MTKHVGFLLILFPVCGHLLDIKFYNNPYEYTWADALAYCRKNHTDLVRVRTAEEDEALQYSGWIGLSRKDATSPWKWSRGDEIAYFTPWDGAPKDDENCVNRKSNGKWERKKCDEKKTFLCYEEKLILVKENKTWEEALEHCRSLDGVVTEDPASSYRNHGYDLASLITPDDYTTARETAKEATTDEVWTGLCNLAGEWLWVGGEEMQYEDIPKCPTEGLCGVLEKNGSSPYGIRNCQQKRNFLCSKMN